From one Polynucleobacter sp. UK-FUSCHL-C3 genomic stretch:
- the bchI gene encoding magnesium chelatase ATPase subunit I encodes MSRNYPFSAIVGQEDMKLAILVVALDPSVGGVLVMGDRGTGKSTAVRGLAALLPNMTVVQNCPYGCDPKAMAGACAICDTQSNSKTKVKTEVRPVPVVDLPLGATEDRVLGALDIEKALTLGEKAFEPGLLARAHRGFLYIDEVNLLDDHLVDLLIDVAASGQNVVEREGLSVRHPARFVLVGSGNPEEGELRPQLLDRFGLAVEVKTPSDMAGRVEIIKRRDQFERNPEAFLAVWEKEEEKIRGQMTAARKKLPTVKADDKLLEDATKLCAHLGTDGLRGELTLLRASRAMAALEGKNKVSREHLKRIAVPALQHRLRRNPLDESSSATRVQRALDELFA; translated from the coding sequence ATGTCTCGTAATTACCCCTTTTCAGCCATTGTTGGTCAAGAGGATATGAAGTTAGCCATTCTAGTTGTCGCCCTCGATCCAAGTGTCGGTGGTGTCTTGGTGATGGGGGATCGTGGCACGGGTAAGTCAACTGCGGTTCGAGGCCTTGCTGCCTTGTTGCCCAACATGACTGTTGTTCAAAACTGTCCCTATGGATGTGATCCAAAGGCTATGGCAGGCGCTTGCGCAATTTGCGATACGCAGTCCAATTCCAAAACAAAAGTAAAAACCGAAGTACGCCCAGTACCCGTGGTGGACTTACCTTTAGGCGCAACCGAAGATCGCGTGCTTGGCGCCTTAGATATTGAGAAAGCCTTGACCTTGGGCGAAAAAGCCTTTGAGCCTGGCCTATTAGCAAGAGCGCATCGTGGATTTTTATACATCGATGAAGTGAACCTACTAGATGACCACTTGGTTGATCTTTTGATTGATGTGGCTGCTTCCGGACAGAATGTGGTTGAGCGTGAGGGTTTAAGTGTGCGCCATCCAGCGCGATTTGTTCTGGTTGGTAGCGGTAATCCGGAAGAGGGCGAGTTACGTCCACAATTACTTGACCGCTTTGGTTTGGCTGTTGAGGTAAAGACACCCAGTGATATGGCAGGACGTGTGGAGATCATTAAGCGGCGCGATCAGTTTGAACGTAATCCTGAGGCCTTCTTAGCAGTGTGGGAGAAAGAAGAAGAAAAGATCCGCGGACAAATGACCGCTGCCCGAAAAAAATTACCTACTGTGAAAGCTGACGATAAGTTGCTGGAAGATGCTACTAAATTGTGCGCTCATCTTGGTACCGATGGCTTACGTGGCGAGCTCACCTTATTACGCGCCTCCCGCGCTATGGCAGCATTAGAAGGCAAAAATAAAGTAAGCCGCGAGCATCTCAAACGAATTGCAGTACCTGCATTACAGCATCGCTTACGCCGAAATCCACTTGATGAGTCTAGTTCAGCTACCCGTGTTCAGCGCGCGCTCGATGAATTGTTTGCTTAA
- a CDS encoding phosphate-starvation-inducible PsiE family protein has product MSESNPKDIKNIEHRIESWLIPTGNLFVSLFHRIALFGIGAATVWAAGMSFAEMMQKPYASVQDLLLLFIYLEIGAMVGIYFKTNHMPVRFLIYIAITAVTRLIIDLVGTKHEADMGILLMGITIFVLALANALIRYASNKFPSKSDTHNE; this is encoded by the coding sequence ATGAGTGAAAGTAACCCAAAAGACATTAAAAACATTGAGCACCGGATCGAATCCTGGCTAATCCCTACCGGTAATCTCTTTGTTTCTTTATTCCACCGGATAGCCCTTTTTGGTATTGGCGCAGCTACAGTTTGGGCCGCCGGCATGAGTTTTGCTGAAATGATGCAAAAACCTTATGCATCCGTTCAAGACCTACTCCTACTCTTTATTTATCTAGAAATCGGTGCGATGGTAGGCATTTATTTCAAGACCAACCATATGCCGGTTAGGTTTTTGATCTACATCGCTATCACAGCGGTTACTCGCCTGATTATTGATTTAGTCGGAACAAAGCATGAGGCAGATATGGGCATTCTGCTCATGGGTATCACCATTTTTGTATTAGCACTTGCCAATGCCTTGATCCGCTATGCCTCGAATAAATTTCCGAGTAAATCGGATACCCATAATGAGTAA
- a CDS encoding class II aldolase/adducin family protein, with translation MNPEEWQTRIDLAACYRLCAFEGWDDLIYTHISASVPGEPNHYLINPFGYQFDEITASNLVKVNTRGEIVDSDSLYKVNPTGFAIHGAVHRARPDAHCVMHLHNTAGIAVSAQSKGLLPLSQHAMRFMGHIAYHDYEGVALTETEGKRLTESLGQHPAMLLRNHGTLTLGRTIGEAYVVMATLIKACEIQIAALSSTDLYTPKQSVIQKAADELHDNGAEEGILEWPALLRMLDRFDESYKD, from the coding sequence GTGAACCCAGAAGAGTGGCAAACCCGGATTGATTTAGCTGCCTGCTATCGACTTTGCGCCTTTGAGGGCTGGGATGATTTGATTTATACGCACATCTCAGCCAGCGTTCCTGGCGAACCTAATCACTACCTGATTAATCCATTCGGCTACCAGTTTGATGAAATTACTGCATCCAATTTAGTGAAGGTCAACACACGGGGTGAGATTGTCGACTCCGACTCTCTATACAAAGTAAACCCTACCGGCTTTGCAATTCATGGAGCAGTGCATCGTGCAAGACCAGATGCACACTGCGTAATGCATCTTCACAATACTGCGGGGATTGCCGTATCTGCACAAAGCAAGGGCCTACTCCCGCTGTCACAACACGCTATGCGTTTTATGGGACATATTGCATACCATGACTACGAAGGTGTTGCTCTGACTGAGACAGAAGGAAAACGCTTAACCGAGTCTTTGGGACAGCACCCTGCAATGCTCTTACGAAACCATGGCACCCTGACACTGGGCAGAACAATCGGTGAAGCCTATGTGGTCATGGCAACCCTGATTAAGGCCTGTGAAATCCAAATAGCAGCACTTAGTTCCACAGATTTATACACACCCAAACAAAGTGTGATTCAGAAAGCAGCCGACGAGTTACATGACAATGGGGCCGAAGAAGGCATTCTCGAGTGGCCTGCCTTATTACGCATGCTCGATCGATTTGATGAGAGCTATAAAGATTAA
- a CDS encoding 4-oxalocrotonate tautomerase, producing the protein MPTLNVQLFEGRTVEQKRQFVAEVTRVTCETLGCSAGSVDIIITDVKKEDWATGGKLWCDADNK; encoded by the coding sequence ATGCCAACCTTAAATGTGCAATTGTTTGAAGGTCGTACCGTTGAACAAAAACGTCAATTTGTTGCTGAGGTCACTCGTGTAACTTGTGAAACCTTAGGTTGCTCAGCAGGCTCTGTTGACATCATCATCACGGATGTCAAAAAAGAAGATTGGGCTACCGGTGGTAAGTTATGGTGTGATGCAGATAACAAATAA
- a CDS encoding addiction module antidote protein, protein MKLLRKTKNLKCSEFDIARLLKSKKAMTEYLNQVIADGDDAELAAALGHIARAKGMVEVAQSSGLSREALYKALKPNTKPRFDTVSKVIQALGMRITVHA, encoded by the coding sequence ATGAAATTATTAAGAAAGACTAAAAACCTGAAATGTTCTGAATTTGATATCGCTCGTTTGCTGAAAAGTAAAAAAGCAATGACAGAATATTTAAACCAAGTCATTGCCGATGGGGACGATGCGGAGCTGGCTGCTGCCCTAGGGCATATTGCTAGGGCTAAAGGGATGGTAGAGGTTGCTCAATCTAGCGGACTAAGCCGCGAGGCCTTATACAAAGCCCTAAAACCGAATACCAAGCCTCGTTTTGATACAGTCTCAAAAGTGATTCAAGCCTTGGGCATGAGGATCACCGTTCATGCTTAG
- a CDS encoding type II toxin-antitoxin system RelE/ParE family toxin, with translation MITVLETSIFREWLASIKDLATRLRLARRLEKAQRGNLGDIKQLANFLYEMREFFGAGWRMYYFHQDPLIIVMLNGGGKKFQAKDIKLAKALVMELGEFNEIIKKD, from the coding sequence ATGATTACTGTATTGGAGACATCAATTTTTCGGGAATGGTTGGCTAGCATTAAAGACCTAGCAACACGATTACGTTTGGCTAGGCGCCTTGAAAAGGCTCAACGTGGAAATTTAGGAGATATTAAGCAGTTAGCTAATTTTTTGTATGAGATGCGTGAATTTTTTGGTGCTGGCTGGAGAATGTACTATTTTCATCAGGATCCATTGATTATTGTGATGCTCAATGGAGGTGGCAAAAAATTTCAAGCAAAGGATATTAAATTAGCAAAGGCGCTAGTTATGGAACTTGGGGAATTCAATGAAATTATTAAGAAAGACTAA
- a CDS encoding cobalamin-dependent protein (Presence of a B(12) (cobalamin)-binding domain implies dependence on cobalamin itself, in one of its several forms, or in some unusual lineages, dependence on a cobalamin-like analog.) — MVLWRYASLIKEKLFSKDEQQQNINPSRAEWDECVHESANDSNPDRISQLAVDLGSRPLRINAGPNEHLDWLMQTIEANVIPRLLMTHAGHAQASTAPVMNIRLDDQTRVEELSQLVLQDDASRAAQFVQELYEQGVPLDEIYMRLLAPVARRLGTMWEEDQASFTQVTTGMWRIKQLVYDFSPLFQEFARTDEVAPHAMLVPLPGSQHTLGLFMVSEFFRRGGWKVWGELAAGEADIVTAIKTQHFDLVGLSVSTEDQLPALARFVALLKEESLNQKIGVMVGGPIFIAKPELRKEVQADIVGLDAEESLAQAEFFLEKAKTI; from the coding sequence ATGGTTCTTTGGCGATATGCCAGCCTCATCAAGGAAAAGTTGTTTTCCAAGGATGAGCAACAGCAGAACATCAACCCCAGTCGGGCTGAATGGGACGAGTGTGTTCATGAATCGGCCAATGACAGTAATCCAGACCGTATCTCACAATTAGCGGTTGATCTTGGCAGTCGACCGCTGCGCATCAATGCAGGACCCAATGAACATTTAGATTGGCTCATGCAAACGATCGAGGCTAATGTCATTCCCCGTCTATTGATGACCCATGCTGGACATGCGCAAGCCAGTACTGCGCCAGTGATGAATATTCGTTTGGATGATCAAACGCGTGTTGAAGAACTGTCTCAGTTGGTCCTGCAGGATGATGCCAGTCGGGCAGCTCAATTTGTACAAGAGCTCTACGAACAGGGAGTACCCCTCGATGAGATCTATATGCGATTGTTGGCTCCCGTAGCTCGACGTCTTGGAACAATGTGGGAAGAAGATCAAGCCAGTTTTACGCAGGTCACGACCGGCATGTGGCGGATTAAGCAGTTGGTGTATGACTTTAGCCCACTCTTTCAGGAATTTGCGCGAACCGATGAGGTCGCTCCTCATGCTATGTTGGTGCCATTACCAGGCTCACAACATACTTTGGGACTTTTTATGGTGTCTGAGTTTTTCCGCAGGGGCGGTTGGAAAGTTTGGGGTGAGTTGGCAGCCGGTGAGGCCGATATTGTTACGGCAATCAAGACGCAACACTTTGATCTGGTCGGGCTCTCGGTCAGCACTGAAGATCAACTCCCTGCTTTAGCACGATTTGTAGCCTTGTTGAAAGAGGAATCTCTTAATCAAAAAATTGGGGTGATGGTTGGCGGCCCAATATTTATTGCTAAACCCGAACTTCGCAAAGAGGTTCAGGCAGATATCGTTGGGCTTGATGCAGAAGAATCTCTGGCGCAGGCTGAGTTTTTCTTGGAAAAAGCAAAAACCATTTAA
- a CDS encoding magnesium chelatase subunit H, giving the protein MSQKSKKIAIPIRLVLVTMDTHLNSAARRAQFQLQRAIPGLSLQIHAASEFAGNPELTQKALDDIAAGDIVLATMLFMEDHYLPVFEALKAKRDHCDAMVCAMSAGDVVKLTKIGKLDMSKPASGPMAILKKLRPKAKTEGEKQTSSGAKQMKVLRLIPQILRWVPGTAQDVRVYFLTLQYWLGGSEENIFNLFSYLINRYAAGPREELRGLAKPTDPVEYPDLGVYHPRMKNRLSEKLSDLPKVIPDAKRRGRVGLLLLRSYLVSGNSGHYDPVIAALEAQGLQVVPAFAAGLDSRPAIDSYFMKNNQITVDAVISLTGFSLVGGPAYNDAKAAEEVLAKLDVPYIAAHPVEFQTLPQWGGSERGLMPVESTIMVAIPELDGATQPMVYGGRPGAAGTTCTGCHQRCTFTEEHNPQDMFTCVERTAMLAARTAKLVDLRKSDKANRKIGLVIFNFPPNAGHTGTAAYLNVFESLHKTMLGLKADGYTVTVPETAEALRKEIIEGNAQQYGSEANVHTLISADDHVKREPWLKEIEAQWGPAPGKQWSNGSGIFILGKQYGNVLVTVQPGFGFEGDPMRLLFEKGFAPTHAFSAFYRYIREDFAANAVLHFGTHGALEFMPGKQSGMSGACWPDRLINDLPNFYLYASNNPSEGALAKRRAGATLISYLTPPVTQAGIYAGLIDLKSSVERWRAITPEQRGDEEDHDLAVLIQAQAAQMDLCKADPQWDLKDDVGLQQQVSKLYSDILELEYTLIPNGMHIVGETPSETERVDLLSAMAIGAFNKALPNSVITQLVQGKSIQTIVDKNPDLKEFSKEEVMQSLEKLQHWNQQIQQETEIPALLRALDGRFIRPAPGGDVMRNPEVLPSGRNLHGFDPFRIPSAFAVKDGAKQAQKILQKHMDDGNPLPESIALVLWGSDNLKSEGGQIGQALALLGALPRFDGYGRLAGATLIPLEELGRPRIDVVITLSGIFRDLMPLQIKLLAEAAFLAASADEPNEQNFIRKHALSYMQEHGCDLETASLRVYGNADGTYGANVNHLVEHSVWDEEDELAETYMRRKGFAYGKSGKPICNNALLKSVLADVTMSYQNLESMELGVTTIDNYFDTLGGITKAVKRAKGGQEIPVYIGDQTQGEGVVRTLSEQVSLETRTRMLNPKWFEGMLKHGYEGVRQIEVHITNTMGWSATTGQVQPWVYKQLTQTFILDPKMRERLAQLNPTASARMANRLMEASNRNYWQPDDEMRAAMKQASDELEDRLEGVFETPALQRVG; this is encoded by the coding sequence GTGTCCCAGAAATCGAAAAAAATTGCAATACCAATCCGTTTGGTATTAGTGACGATGGATACGCACTTAAACAGTGCCGCTAGACGTGCGCAATTTCAGCTCCAACGCGCAATACCTGGCCTATCCCTCCAAATTCATGCGGCCAGCGAGTTCGCTGGTAATCCAGAGTTAACCCAAAAAGCGCTCGATGACATTGCGGCCGGCGATATTGTCTTAGCTACCATGCTCTTCATGGAAGATCACTACCTTCCTGTCTTTGAGGCTCTCAAAGCAAAACGGGATCACTGTGACGCCATGGTCTGTGCGATGTCTGCTGGTGATGTGGTCAAACTAACGAAGATTGGTAAGCTCGATATGAGCAAGCCCGCAAGTGGCCCGATGGCGATCCTCAAAAAATTACGCCCTAAGGCCAAAACAGAAGGTGAGAAACAAACAAGTTCTGGCGCTAAACAAATGAAGGTCTTGCGCTTAATTCCACAAATCTTGCGTTGGGTACCTGGAACCGCACAAGACGTCCGAGTATATTTTTTAACTCTGCAATATTGGTTAGGTGGCTCCGAAGAAAACATCTTTAATCTGTTTAGCTATCTGATTAATCGGTATGCTGCCGGTCCTCGTGAAGAACTGCGTGGTTTAGCGAAGCCCACCGATCCAGTGGAGTATCCCGATCTGGGTGTTTATCACCCCCGTATGAAAAACCGCCTCAGCGAAAAACTCTCTGATCTACCCAAAGTAATCCCAGACGCCAAGCGCCGTGGTCGGGTTGGTCTACTATTACTTCGCTCCTATTTAGTATCAGGTAATAGCGGTCACTACGATCCAGTGATTGCAGCACTTGAGGCACAGGGCCTTCAAGTGGTTCCAGCATTTGCAGCCGGCTTAGACTCTCGCCCCGCCATTGATTCTTACTTCATGAAAAATAATCAGATCACCGTAGATGCAGTGATCTCTCTTACCGGTTTCTCCTTGGTTGGTGGCCCCGCATACAACGATGCGAAGGCAGCCGAAGAGGTGCTTGCTAAACTCGACGTGCCCTATATCGCTGCTCACCCCGTGGAGTTTCAAACACTGCCGCAGTGGGGTGGATCTGAGCGAGGCCTAATGCCGGTTGAGAGCACCATCATGGTAGCCATTCCTGAACTGGATGGCGCAACGCAGCCAATGGTGTATGGTGGGCGGCCCGGCGCCGCTGGAACCACCTGTACTGGTTGTCATCAACGCTGTACCTTTACCGAAGAACATAATCCACAAGATATGTTTACCTGTGTAGAACGAACTGCCATGCTCGCAGCACGTACTGCCAAACTCGTTGATCTCCGTAAGTCGGATAAGGCTAATCGTAAGATTGGTTTAGTAATCTTTAATTTTCCACCGAATGCGGGTCATACTGGTACAGCTGCCTATCTCAACGTTTTTGAGTCCCTGCATAAAACGATGCTAGGTCTCAAGGCTGATGGTTATACCGTCACTGTTCCAGAAACTGCTGAAGCATTACGTAAAGAAATTATTGAGGGTAATGCTCAGCAATATGGATCTGAGGCAAATGTACACACTCTTATCTCTGCCGACGATCATGTTAAGCGCGAGCCTTGGTTAAAAGAGATTGAAGCGCAATGGGGTCCAGCCCCCGGTAAACAATGGAGTAATGGCTCGGGTATCTTTATTTTGGGCAAGCAATACGGCAATGTCTTAGTGACCGTTCAGCCTGGTTTTGGTTTTGAGGGCGACCCCATGCGCCTCTTATTTGAGAAAGGTTTTGCGCCCACCCATGCGTTCTCGGCCTTCTATCGCTATATCCGTGAAGATTTTGCTGCAAACGCCGTCCTGCACTTTGGTACGCACGGCGCGTTAGAGTTTATGCCCGGTAAGCAATCTGGAATGAGTGGCGCTTGCTGGCCTGATCGACTCATTAATGATCTCCCTAATTTTTATCTTTATGCTTCCAATAATCCATCCGAAGGTGCGCTTGCGAAGCGTCGTGCGGGTGCGACCTTAATTAGTTATCTCACACCACCTGTAACCCAAGCAGGAATCTATGCGGGCTTGATTGATCTGAAGAGCTCAGTGGAGCGTTGGCGCGCGATCACTCCCGAACAACGTGGTGATGAAGAGGATCACGATTTGGCAGTTTTGATCCAAGCCCAAGCCGCTCAAATGGATTTGTGCAAAGCGGATCCACAATGGGACTTAAAAGACGATGTGGGCTTACAACAGCAAGTAAGCAAACTGTATTCAGACATCCTAGAACTTGAATACACCCTGATTCCGAATGGGATGCACATCGTGGGTGAGACCCCAAGCGAGACCGAGCGCGTTGATTTGCTCAGCGCCATGGCGATTGGTGCCTTTAACAAAGCTCTACCCAACTCAGTGATTACCCAGTTAGTTCAGGGTAAGTCGATCCAAACGATTGTGGACAAGAACCCTGATCTTAAGGAGTTTTCTAAAGAAGAAGTAATGCAGTCGCTAGAAAAACTACAGCACTGGAATCAACAAATTCAGCAGGAGACCGAGATTCCTGCGCTGCTCAGAGCCTTGGATGGTCGCTTTATCCGCCCCGCACCCGGTGGCGATGTAATGCGTAATCCTGAAGTATTACCATCGGGTCGCAATCTACATGGCTTTGATCCCTTCCGTATTCCTAGCGCCTTTGCGGTTAAAGATGGCGCTAAACAAGCCCAAAAGATTTTGCAAAAACATATGGATGATGGCAATCCACTCCCAGAATCAATCGCACTGGTCTTATGGGGTAGCGATAACCTCAAATCCGAAGGTGGTCAGATTGGACAAGCTTTAGCGCTCTTAGGTGCACTACCCCGCTTTGATGGCTATGGTCGTTTAGCAGGTGCCACGTTAATCCCACTAGAGGAGCTTGGTCGCCCCCGTATTGATGTGGTGATTACACTCTCGGGCATCTTCCGGGATCTCATGCCTTTACAAATTAAGCTATTAGCAGAAGCTGCGTTCTTGGCTGCATCAGCTGATGAGCCTAACGAGCAAAACTTTATCCGTAAGCACGCTCTTTCTTATATGCAAGAGCACGGTTGTGATCTAGAGACTGCATCCCTGCGTGTCTATGGCAATGCGGATGGCACCTATGGCGCCAATGTCAATCATCTGGTTGAGCACAGTGTCTGGGATGAAGAGGATGAACTCGCCGAGACGTATATGCGACGTAAAGGTTTTGCTTATGGCAAATCGGGTAAGCCAATTTGTAATAACGCCCTTCTCAAGAGCGTACTCGCCGATGTCACCATGAGTTATCAAAATCTGGAATCCATGGAGCTAGGCGTTACTACGATTGATAATTATTTTGATACCTTAGGTGGAATTACCAAAGCGGTTAAACGTGCAAAAGGTGGGCAAGAAATTCCGGTTTACATTGGCGATCAAACACAGGGTGAAGGTGTTGTCAGAACGCTGTCGGAACAGGTATCACTCGAAACTAGAACTCGGATGCTCAATCCTAAATGGTTTGAAGGCATGCTAAAGCATGGCTATGAGGGTGTTCGGCAGATTGAAGTGCACATCACCAATACAATGGGCTGGTCAGCCACCACAGGGCAAGTACAGCCATGGGTATATAAACAACTCACTCAAACGTTTATTTTGGATCCTAAAATGCGTGAGCGTTTAGCGCAACTAAACCCAACTGCCTCAGCACGGATGGCAAATCGCCTCATGGAAGCATCAAACCGAAACTACTGGCAACCCGATGATGAAATGCGTGCCGCTATGAAACAGGCCAGCGATGAGCTTGAAGATCGTCTTGAGGGAGTATTTGAGACACCCGCTTTGCAGCGCGTTGGATAA
- a CDS encoding aldo/keto reductase, with protein sequence MTFSFQSRIGLGTWQMGEVARSEAEEIKAIEAAIQMGYRLIDTAEMYASGNAESLIGKALKIAGHSKRDQLQIVSKVLPSNASTKGTVAACEASIKRMSCDYIDCYLLHWQGSYSYEATIEGFLKLHERGLIRSYGISNFDTLDLQKWIAAENRIGAHERTVCNQVYYALNARGIEYDLIPLMQKQTMQLMAYSPLGTGDLVNHPDLKLIANTLGITPAQLALAWILRQPNAIAIPKSVNVKRLEENLVASHIQLDLKTLESLDKIFLPPTQKSPLMVI encoded by the coding sequence ATGACATTCTCATTTCAGTCTCGAATTGGCCTTGGAACCTGGCAAATGGGTGAAGTTGCTCGGTCTGAAGCCGAGGAAATTAAAGCGATTGAAGCTGCAATTCAAATGGGGTATCGGTTAATTGATACTGCCGAGATGTATGCCTCGGGTAATGCAGAGAGTTTAATTGGTAAGGCACTCAAAATCGCTGGACATAGCAAGCGCGATCAACTGCAAATCGTGAGCAAAGTATTGCCCAGTAATGCCAGCACCAAAGGTACCGTTGCAGCCTGTGAAGCCTCAATTAAGCGGATGAGTTGTGACTACATCGATTGCTATTTATTGCATTGGCAGGGATCGTATTCGTATGAGGCAACCATTGAGGGTTTCTTGAAGCTACATGAGCGCGGTTTAATTCGAAGTTACGGTATTAGCAACTTTGACACCTTGGATTTGCAAAAGTGGATTGCTGCGGAGAATCGGATCGGGGCGCATGAGCGTACTGTTTGTAACCAAGTCTATTACGCTCTGAATGCAAGAGGAATTGAATACGATTTAATTCCGCTGATGCAAAAGCAAACAATGCAGTTAATGGCTTATTCGCCCTTGGGAACTGGTGATTTGGTTAATCATCCTGATCTAAAGCTTATCGCGAACACCCTAGGAATTACGCCAGCTCAACTAGCCTTAGCCTGGATTTTGCGCCAACCCAATGCAATCGCAATCCCAAAATCAGTTAACGTAAAGCGCCTCGAAGAAAATTTAGTTGCCAGCCATATTCAGCTAGATTTAAAAACTCTAGAGAGCTTGGACAAGATATTTCTTCCGCCTACTCAAAAAAGCCCACTAATGGTTATTTGA